Proteins encoded by one window of Mauremys mutica isolate MM-2020 ecotype Southern chromosome 25, ASM2049712v1, whole genome shotgun sequence:
- the CDK5R1 gene encoding cyclin-dependent kinase 5 activator 1, with protein MGTVLSLSPSYRKAALCEDGAGQYCAAQNKPAKERSLRRHPILAALPWKRIAAVSAKKKHSKKVQPSGYQSNVAHLNSENLKKSLSCANLSTFAQPPAQPAGPPPPLSAAKSAASSGRKAPPNASAAGTPKRVIVQASTSELLRCLGEFLCRRCYRLKHLSPTDPVLWLRSVDRSLLLQGWQDQGFITPANVVFLYMLCRDVISAELATDHDLQAGLLTCLYLSYSYMGNEISYPLKPFLVESCKEAFWDRCLSIISLMSPKMLQINADPHYFTQVFADLKNECSQEEKSRLLIGLDR; from the coding sequence ATGGGCACGGTGCTGTCGCTCTCCCCCAGCTACCGCAAGGCGGCGCTGTGCGAGGATGGCGCCGGCCAGTACTGCGCGGCGCAGAACAAGCCCGCCAAGGAGCGCAGCCTGCGCCGCCACCCGATCCTGGCCGCGCTGCCCTGGAAGCGCATCGCCGCCGTCTCGGCCAAGAAGAAACACTCCAAGAAGGTGCAGCCCAGCGGCTACCAGAGCAACGTCGCGCACCTCAACAGCGAGAACCTGAAGAAGTCGCTGTCCTGCGCCAACCTCTCCACCTTCGCGCAGCCGCCCGCGCAGCCCgcgggccccccgccgccgctcTCCGCGGCCAAGAGCGCAGCGTCCTCCGGCCGCAAAGCGCCGCCCAACGCCAGCGCGGCCGGCACCCCGAAGCGGGTCATCGTCCAGGCCTCCACCAGCGAGCTGCTGCGCTGCCTGGGCGAGTTCCTCTGCCGCCGCTGCTACCGCCTCAAGCACCTCTCGCCCACGGACCCCGTGCTGTGGCTGCGCAGCGTGGACAGGTCGCTGCTCCTGCAGGGCTGGCAGGACCAGGGCTTCATCACCCCGGCCAACGTGGTCTTCCTCTACATGCTGTGCAGGGATGTCATCTCCGCCGAGCTGGCCACCGACCACGACCTGCAGGCCGGCTTGCTGACCTGCCTGTACCTCTCCTACTCCTACATGGGCAACGAGATCTCCTACCCGCTCAAGCCCTTCCTGGTGGAGAGCTGCAAGGAGGCCTTCTGGGACCGCTGCCTCTCCATCATCAGCCTCATGAGCCCCAAGATGCTGCAGATCAACGCGGACCCGCACTACTTCACCCAGGTGTTTGCTGACCTGAAGAACGAGTGCAGCCAGGAGGAGAAGAGCCGGCTCCTCATCGGGCTGGACCGGTGA